The Candidatus Pantoea soli genome window below encodes:
- a CDS encoding prolyl oligopeptidase family serine peptidase gives MKQPQAKKIPHNMTLHGETRTDNYFWLRDDDRQNPEVLDYLQAENRYGRAMMASQDALQDRVLKEIVDRLPAQDHSVPYVKNGYRYQSRFEAGTEYAAYFRQPVDAPEQEPWQLLLDGNQRAASSDFYTMGALDISPDNQVMALAEDFLSRRQYGIRFRNLASGSWYPEVLTDTSSSFAWANDSRTLYYVRKHPKTLLAYQVWRHELGHPQEDDQLVYEEQDESFSVSVHKTTSEHFILIALFSTTTSEIQLIDAEYPDARPQVFCPRRRDHEYSLDHYNHQFYIRSNRDGKNFGLYRSAWLAESRWETLIPAREHVVMEDFQLFRHWLVVEERQRGVNTLRQINRETGESFGIAFDDPAYVTWLAYNPSPESDKLRYGYSSMTTPTTLFELDMETGERRVLKQTPVPGFDSDDYKSEHLWITVRDGCEVPVSLVYHRKHFQRGKNPLLVYGYGAYGSSMDASFGTSRISLLERGFIYAIIHVRGGGELGQQWYDGGRLQQKMNSFTDFIDVTEALVEKGYGDPQRLYAMGGSAGGLLMGAVVNMAPALFHGVVAQVPFVDVVTTMLDPSIPLTTGEYDEWGNPEQAAFYHYIRQYSPYDNVTAKAYPHLLVTTGLHDSQVQYWEPAKWVAKLRELKTNDTLLLLCTDMDSGHGGKSGRFKSYEGVAQEYTFLIALAQGSLPDRVDY, from the coding sequence ATGAAACAGCCGCAGGCAAAAAAAATCCCCCATAACATGACCTTGCATGGCGAAACCCGCACCGATAATTACTTCTGGCTGCGTGACGACGATCGACAAAATCCGGAAGTACTGGATTATTTACAGGCCGAAAACCGCTACGGAAGGGCGATGATGGCTTCCCAGGATGCGCTGCAGGATCGCGTGCTGAAAGAGATTGTTGATCGGCTGCCTGCGCAGGATCACTCGGTGCCCTATGTCAAAAACGGTTATCGCTATCAAAGCCGCTTTGAGGCCGGCACGGAATACGCTGCCTACTTCCGGCAGCCGGTTGATGCACCGGAACAGGAGCCGTGGCAGCTGTTGCTGGACGGCAACCAGCGTGCGGCCAGCAGCGATTTCTACACCATGGGCGCGCTGGATATCAGCCCCGACAACCAGGTGATGGCGCTGGCAGAGGATTTTTTATCACGCCGGCAATACGGCATCCGCTTCAGGAATCTGGCCAGCGGCAGCTGGTATCCGGAGGTGCTGACGGACACCTCCTCCAGCTTCGCCTGGGCCAATGATTCCCGTACCCTCTATTATGTGCGCAAGCATCCCAAAACCCTGCTGGCCTATCAGGTGTGGCGCCATGAGCTGGGGCATCCGCAGGAAGACGATCAGCTGGTCTATGAGGAGCAGGATGAGAGTTTCAGCGTCAGCGTGCATAAAACCACCTCTGAGCACTTCATTCTGATTGCGCTGTTCAGCACTACCACCAGCGAAATTCAGCTGATTGATGCGGAATACCCGGATGCCCGACCGCAGGTATTTTGCCCGCGCCGCCGCGATCACGAATACAGCCTTGATCACTACAACCATCAGTTTTATATCCGTTCAAACCGCGACGGCAAAAACTTCGGCTTGTACCGCAGCGCATGGCTGGCGGAATCGCGCTGGGAGACGCTGATACCGGCCCGCGAGCATGTGGTGATGGAAGATTTTCAGCTGTTTCGTCACTGGCTGGTGGTGGAGGAGCGCCAGCGCGGCGTAAACACGCTGCGGCAGATCAATCGTGAAACCGGTGAAAGCTTCGGCATTGCGTTTGATGACCCGGCTTACGTCACCTGGCTGGCCTACAACCCCTCACCGGAAAGCGATAAGCTGCGCTATGGCTACTCCTCGATGACCACGCCAACGACCCTGTTTGAACTGGATATGGAAACCGGTGAGCGTCGTGTGCTGAAGCAGACGCCGGTGCCGGGCTTTGATTCCGATGATTACAAAAGTGAGCACCTGTGGATTACGGTGCGTGATGGCTGCGAAGTCCCGGTATCGCTGGTGTATCACCGCAAGCACTTCCAGCGCGGTAAAAACCCTTTGCTGGTTTACGGTTACGGCGCTTACGGCAGCAGTATGGATGCCAGTTTCGGCACCAGCCGCATCAGCCTGCTGGAGCGCGGGTTTATCTACGCCATTATTCATGTGCGCGGCGGCGGTGAGCTGGGGCAGCAGTGGTATGACGGCGGCCGCCTGCAGCAAAAAATGAACAGCTTTACCGATTTTATTGATGTCACCGAAGCGCTGGTGGAAAAGGGCTACGGCGATCCCCAGCGGCTCTATGCGATGGGCGGCAGCGCCGGCGGACTGCTGATGGGCGCGGTAGTGAATATGGCACCGGCGCTGTTTCACGGCGTGGTGGCGCAGGTGCCGTTCGTGGATGTGGTGACCACCATGCTCGACCCGTCTATCCCGCTCACCACCGGTGAATATGATGAGTGGGGCAATCCGGAGCAGGCCGCGTTTTATCACTACATCCGTCAGTACAGCCCCTACGATAATGTGACCGCCAAAGCCTACCCGCATCTGCTGGTCACCACCGGGCTGCATGATTCACAGGTGCAATACTGGGAACCGGCCAAGTGGGTGGCGAAGCTGCGTGAACTGAAAACCAACGATACGCTGCTGCTGCTGTGTACCGACATGGACTCCGGACACGGTGGTAAATCCGGCCGCTTTAAATCGTATGAAGGTGTGGCCCAGGAGTATACCTTCCTGATTGCCCTGGCTCAGGGCAGCTTGCCGGATCGCGTCGATTACTGA
- a CDS encoding tellurite resistance TerB family protein, protein MNNWLQQIQSVLAKKNSDGKGGNLSDMLAPGALGGLAGLLIASKSSRKLLSQYGSKALLVGGGAAAGAVLWNKYKQRVRESHQDEPAFGQLQTPVDQRAERLVTALVFAAKSDGHIDERERAAIEQNIRQAGYDGQAEALITQAMNRPLDPHWLAADVKNEEEALELYFLSCAAIDVDHFMERSYLSALGDALKIPQDVREAIQRDIAAEKAA, encoded by the coding sequence ATGAATAACTGGCTGCAGCAGATTCAATCGGTACTGGCAAAAAAGAACAGTGACGGCAAAGGCGGAAACCTGAGTGATATGCTGGCCCCCGGCGCATTAGGCGGTCTGGCCGGTTTGCTGATTGCCAGCAAATCTTCGCGCAAGCTGCTGAGCCAATACGGCAGCAAAGCGCTGCTGGTGGGCGGCGGCGCGGCGGCCGGTGCCGTGCTGTGGAACAAATATAAGCAGCGCGTGCGCGAAAGCCATCAGGATGAACCGGCGTTTGGCCAGCTGCAGACGCCGGTTGATCAACGGGCAGAGCGGCTGGTTACCGCGCTGGTTTTCGCAGCGAAAAGTGACGGCCATATTGATGAGCGGGAACGCGCCGCTATCGAACAGAATATCCGGCAGGCGGGTTACGACGGGCAGGCGGAAGCGCTGATTACGCAGGCTATGAACCGTCCGCTCGATCCTCACTGGCTGGCGGCAGACGTAAAAAATGAAGAGGAGGCGCTGGAACTCTACTTCCTCAGCTGCGCGGCGATTGATGTTGACCACTTTATGGAGCGCAGTTACCTCAGCGCGCTGGGGGATGCGCTAAAAATTCCGCAGGATGTCCGTGAAGCGATCCAGCGTGATATTGCGGCGGAAAAAGCCGCCTGA
- a CDS encoding YebY family protein has translation MLLKKLIPACVLMALCSQAMAAQIITVSRFEMGKEKWPFTREEVMLTCEKDGSLFAINPSTLLQYPLNDKALARANAGQGTLQSINTILADDKAHPGQKMSLQPIVDRAQQLCDK, from the coding sequence ATTTTGCTGAAGAAACTGATTCCGGCTTGTGTACTGATGGCGCTGTGCAGCCAGGCAATGGCCGCGCAGATAATTACCGTCAGCCGTTTTGAGATGGGCAAAGAGAAATGGCCATTTACCCGTGAAGAGGTGATGCTGACCTGTGAGAAAGACGGTTCGCTGTTTGCCATCAATCCGAGCACGCTGCTGCAGTACCCGCTGAATGATAAAGCCCTGGCGCGCGCCAATGCCGGGCAGGGGACACTGCAGTCAATCAACACCATCCTCGCCGATGATAAAGCGCATCCGGGGCAGAAGATGAGCCTGCAGCCGATTGTCGATCGCGCTCAGCAGCTGTGCGATAAGTAA
- a CDS encoding bifunctional 4-hydroxy-2-oxoglutarate aldolase/2-dehydro-3-deoxy-phosphogluconate aldolase — translation MKNWKTSAEQILTTGPVVPVIVVNKLEHAVPMAKALVAGGVRVLEVTLRTPVAMDALRAMINEVPEAIVGAGTVINTQQLKEVTDAGAQFVISPGLTEPLLKAAVEGPVPLIPGISTVSELMTGMDYGLREFKFFPAEANGGVKALAAIGGPFPQVRFCPTGGISPANYRDYLALNSVLCIGGSWLVPNDALESGDWDRITRLAREAVEGAR, via the coding sequence ATGAAAAACTGGAAAACGAGTGCGGAACAGATCCTGACGACCGGCCCGGTTGTGCCGGTGATCGTAGTCAACAAGCTGGAACACGCTGTGCCGATGGCGAAAGCGCTGGTGGCAGGCGGCGTGCGGGTGCTGGAAGTGACGCTGCGCACACCGGTGGCCATGGACGCCCTGCGCGCGATGATCAATGAAGTCCCGGAAGCGATTGTGGGCGCAGGCACGGTCATCAACACGCAGCAGCTGAAAGAAGTGACGGATGCCGGCGCGCAATTTGTGATCAGCCCCGGGCTGACCGAGCCGCTGCTGAAGGCGGCGGTGGAAGGGCCGGTTCCGCTGATTCCGGGCATCAGCACCGTTTCAGAACTGATGACCGGCATGGATTATGGCCTGCGCGAGTTCAAATTCTTTCCGGCAGAAGCCAATGGCGGCGTAAAGGCGCTGGCTGCGATCGGTGGCCCGTTCCCGCAGGTGCGCTTCTGCCCGACCGGCGGCATTTCACCGGCTAACTACCGTGATTATCTGGCGTTGAACAGCGTGCTGTGTATCGGCGGGTCGTGGCTGGTGCCAAACGATGCGCTGGAGAGCGGAGACTGGGATCGTATCACCCGGCTGGCACGTGAAGCCGTGGAAGGCGCGCGATAA
- a CDS encoding YgiW/YdeI family stress tolerance OB fold protein: protein MKKIVLATLMMAFSLGAAAEQGGFEAGKAAPSQQKQDAGYKGSEDTGQTHINQIRDFRQGGYVTLEGYIVKKQQGDSYQFRDSTGTVTIHAKSDTFKGKTYDSKDKVRVSGKVYGHGDKTRLDVMRIDEP, encoded by the coding sequence ATGAAGAAGATTGTACTCGCTACACTGATGATGGCGTTCAGCCTTGGCGCTGCCGCTGAACAAGGGGGCTTTGAAGCGGGTAAGGCCGCGCCGTCACAGCAGAAACAGGATGCCGGTTATAAAGGCTCTGAGGATACCGGCCAGACGCACATTAATCAGATTCGCGATTTCCGCCAGGGTGGCTACGTGACGCTGGAAGGCTATATCGTTAAAAAACAGCAGGGTGACAGCTATCAGTTCCGTGACAGCACCGGCACCGTCACCATTCACGCCAAATCTGACACCTTTAAAGGCAAGACCTATGATTCAAAAGACAAGGTGCGGGTAAGCGGTAAAGTGTACGGCCACGGCGACAAAACCCGCCTGGACGTCATGCGCATCGACGAACCGTAA
- the purT gene encoding formate-dependent phosphoribosylglycinamide formyltransferase, whose product MTTLGTALRPAATRVMLLGSGELGKEVALECQRLGVEVIAVDRYADAPAMHVAHRSHVINMLDGDALAAVIAQEQPHFVVPEIEAIATEKLLELEAQGQKVVPTARAARLTMNREGIRRLAAEELALPTSTYQFADSKAHFVAAAQQIGFPCIVKPVMSSSGKGQSFIRDAGQLDRAWEYAQQGGRAGAGRVIVEGVVRFDFEITLLTISAVDGIHFCAPIGHRQEDGDYRESWQPQQMSALALQRAQAIAAKVVNALGGYGLFGVELFVCGDEVVFSEVSPRPHDTGMVTLISQDLSEFALHVRAFLGLPIGGIRQYGPAASAVILPQLESQNVQFVNLDAALGAGLQLRLFGKPEIAGQRRLGVALATGDTTDEAVARAVASAAAVQVQG is encoded by the coding sequence ATGACGACTCTCGGAACTGCGCTGCGCCCTGCCGCCACGCGCGTCATGCTGTTAGGTTCAGGCGAACTGGGTAAAGAAGTGGCGCTGGAGTGCCAGCGTCTGGGTGTAGAGGTGATCGCGGTGGATCGCTATGCCGATGCACCGGCGATGCACGTGGCACACCGCAGCCATGTGATCAACATGCTGGATGGTGACGCGCTGGCCGCCGTCATCGCCCAGGAGCAGCCGCACTTCGTGGTCCCGGAAATCGAAGCTATCGCCACCGAAAAGCTGCTGGAACTGGAAGCGCAGGGCCAGAAAGTGGTACCGACTGCCCGCGCCGCCCGCCTGACCATGAACCGTGAAGGGATTCGCCGGCTGGCTGCGGAAGAGCTGGCGCTGCCCACCTCCACTTATCAGTTCGCTGACAGCAAAGCGCACTTTGTTGCCGCTGCGCAGCAGATTGGGTTTCCCTGCATCGTGAAGCCAGTAATGAGTTCCTCCGGTAAAGGCCAGAGCTTTATCCGTGACGCCGGCCAGCTGGATCGCGCCTGGGAATATGCCCAGCAGGGTGGCCGCGCCGGTGCCGGCCGGGTCATTGTTGAGGGCGTGGTACGGTTTGATTTTGAAATCACGCTGCTCACCATCAGCGCGGTGGATGGTATCCACTTCTGCGCGCCAATCGGCCACCGTCAGGAAGACGGAGACTACCGTGAATCCTGGCAGCCGCAGCAGATGAGCGCACTGGCGCTGCAGCGTGCGCAGGCGATCGCCGCAAAAGTGGTCAATGCGCTGGGGGGTTACGGCCTGTTCGGCGTCGAGCTGTTTGTCTGTGGGGATGAGGTGGTGTTCAGTGAAGTGTCACCGCGCCCGCATGACACGGGCATGGTCACGCTGATTTCGCAGGACTTATCTGAGTTTGCGCTGCATGTCCGCGCGTTTCTCGGCCTGCCGATCGGCGGCATCCGCCAGTATGGCCCGGCGGCCTCAGCGGTGATCCTGCCGCAGCTGGAAAGCCAAAATGTGCAGTTCGTCAACCTTGATGCCGCGCTGGGTGCCGGTTTGCAGCTGCGGCTGTTTGGCAAGCCGGAAATCGCCGGTCAGCGTCGCCTGGGTGTTGCGCTGGCAACCGGGGATACCACCGACGAGGCCGTGGCGCGTGCCGTTGCCAGTGCCGCAGCGGTACAGGTACAGGGCTAA
- a CDS encoding DNA polymerase III subunit theta yields the protein MSHNLALLSQEEKDKVNVDLAAAGVAFKERYNMPVVAEMVEREQPEALREWFRQRLMAYRQASLSLSRLPYEPKQK from the coding sequence ATGAGCCATAACCTTGCCCTGCTGTCGCAGGAAGAGAAAGACAAAGTGAACGTCGATCTCGCCGCTGCCGGCGTGGCGTTTAAAGAGCGCTACAACATGCCGGTGGTAGCTGAAATGGTAGAACGCGAACAGCCTGAAGCGCTGCGTGAGTGGTTTCGCCAGCGGCTGATGGCGTATCGTCAGGCCTCACTGAGCCTCTCCCGCCTGCCCTACGAACCCAAACAGAAGTAA
- a CDS encoding diguanylate cyclase: MLLLLYFVLPVWLIAGFADWLCHRATHIESTSGLKETYIHILMFLEMGTPLLLALFLEVNALIILLMIVLFFCHEATALWDVSYAVKTRRISPAEQHIHSFLEMVPLMALLLVISRHWPQFLALFGAGFEAPRFTLSLRAEPLPAGYIAAILSAIFVLEMLPYGEEYLRVRQARKQMK; encoded by the coding sequence ATGCTTCTGCTGCTGTATTTTGTTTTGCCGGTCTGGCTTATCGCCGGGTTCGCCGACTGGCTATGTCACCGGGCCACGCATATTGAAAGCACTTCCGGCCTGAAAGAGACTTACATCCATATTCTGATGTTTCTGGAAATGGGAACCCCCCTTCTGCTGGCGCTATTTCTGGAAGTCAATGCCCTTATTATTCTGCTGATGATCGTGCTGTTTTTCTGTCATGAAGCGACCGCCCTGTGGGATGTCAGTTACGCTGTGAAAACCCGAAGGATATCGCCTGCAGAACAGCATATTCACAGCTTTCTCGAAATGGTTCCGCTGATGGCGCTGCTGCTGGTGATCTCCCGCCACTGGCCGCAGTTTCTGGCGTTATTTGGTGCAGGCTTTGAAGCGCCGCGCTTCACGCTGTCGTTGCGCGCCGAGCCTCTTCCGGCAGGTTATATCGCTGCTATCCTTTCCGCCATTTTTGTACTCGAAATGCTGCCCTATGGCGAAGAATATCTGCGTGTAAGGCAGGCACGTAAGCAGATGAAGTAA
- the exoX gene encoding exodeoxyribonuclease X → MLRVIDTETCGLQGGVVEVASVDVVDGQIVNPMSDLICPDRPISRQAMAVHRITEAMVADKPTIEQAISRYHGSPHYVAHNASFDRRMLPAMPGEWICTMTLARQLWPGIKYGNQALRHSLKLEVTPPSDLHAHRALYDCYVTAALLIRIMETSGWSASEMVARCQPAPVSGDVLPFGKYRGQSIASIARKDPRYLRWVLENVRDLRPPLRQALRKYLPDDQ, encoded by the coding sequence ATGTTACGTGTAATTGATACCGAAACCTGCGGGCTTCAGGGCGGCGTGGTTGAAGTGGCGTCGGTGGATGTCGTTGACGGGCAAATTGTGAATCCCATGAGCGATCTGATCTGCCCCGATCGCCCTATCAGCCGCCAGGCCATGGCGGTACACCGCATCACCGAAGCGATGGTGGCCGATAAACCGACCATTGAGCAGGCGATAAGCCGCTATCACGGCAGCCCGCACTACGTTGCCCACAACGCCAGCTTTGACCGCCGGATGCTGCCCGCCATGCCCGGCGAATGGATTTGCACCATGACGCTGGCGCGCCAGCTGTGGCCGGGCATTAAATACGGCAATCAGGCGCTGCGCCACAGCCTGAAGCTGGAGGTCACGCCGCCGTCCGATCTGCACGCGCACCGCGCGCTGTATGACTGCTACGTCACCGCCGCCCTGCTGATCCGCATTATGGAAACCTCCGGCTGGAGCGCCAGTGAGATGGTGGCCCGCTGCCAGCCCGCGCCGGTCAGCGGTGATGTCCTGCCGTTTGGTAAGTATCGCGGTCAGAGTATTGCCAGCATCGCGCGCAAAGATCCGCGTTACCTGCGCTGGGTACTGGAAAACGTGCGTGATTTGCGCCCGCCATTGCGGCAGGCGCTGCGGAAATACCTGCCTGACGATCAGTAA
- a CDS encoding serine acetyltransferase, which produces MKLTQNCVIGNAAKGQDGKIIIGDNFFLGSNSCVIGDALVIGDNVVVGAMTFVNKDIPDNYRVVTEKSMKYTEKSGSGNEAQPVG; this is translated from the coding sequence ATGAAGCTAACGCAAAACTGCGTGATTGGTAACGCAGCAAAAGGTCAGGATGGTAAAATTATCATCGGTGATAATTTTTTCCTGGGCTCAAATAGTTGCGTGATAGGCGATGCTTTAGTCATTGGTGATAATGTTGTTGTCGGAGCCATGACTTTTGTAAATAAAGATATCCCTGATAATTATCGGGTTGTCACCGAAAAAAGCATGAAATACACAGAGAAATCTGGCAGCGGCAATGAAGCGCAGCCTGTCGGTTAA
- a CDS encoding metallophosphoesterase yields MFYQMLSAEQWRHIWVVGDLHGCRARLDALLRQKRFDPQQDLLLSVGDLIDRGPDSPGCLQLLDEPWFRCVRGNHEQMALAALRGDDPLLWRMNGGEWFWQLRGAQLIRVRHQLKRCADLPWVLHLRFADRVVVIAHADYPASHYQLNQPVDWHQVVWSRDRLAQHQRGRSAEIDGASAFYFGHTPLEQPLDVANQHYIDTGAVFGNRLTLVRLQ; encoded by the coding sequence ATGTTTTATCAAATGCTGTCAGCGGAGCAGTGGCGCCACATCTGGGTAGTGGGCGATTTGCACGGTTGTCGCGCCCGGCTGGATGCGCTGCTGCGGCAAAAGCGTTTTGATCCACAGCAGGATCTGCTGCTGTCGGTTGGCGATCTGATCGATCGTGGCCCGGACAGTCCGGGCTGCCTGCAGCTGCTGGATGAGCCGTGGTTTCGTTGCGTGCGTGGCAACCATGAGCAGATGGCGCTGGCGGCGCTCCGCGGGGACGATCCGCTGTTATGGCGCATGAACGGCGGCGAGTGGTTCTGGCAGCTGCGGGGCGCGCAGCTGATCCGCGTGCGCCACCAGCTGAAACGCTGTGCCGATCTGCCGTGGGTGCTGCATCTGCGCTTTGCCGATCGTGTCGTCGTCATTGCACATGCCGATTACCCGGCCAGCCACTATCAACTTAATCAGCCAGTGGACTGGCATCAGGTCGTGTGGAGCCGTGACCGGCTGGCGCAGCATCAGCGTGGCCGGTCGGCGGAGATTGACGGTGCCAGCGCGTTTTACTTTGGTCACACCCCGCTGGAGCAGCCGCTGGATGTGGCAAACCAGCATTATATTGATACCGGTGCCGTGTTCGGTAATCGTCTTACGCTGGTCCGCCTGCAGTAG
- a CDS encoding acyltransferase family protein: MFPWYDKNQSRLAVFYDYFGLWTGVDLFFCVSGFIITKSIMDKLPTEHNAKEFFSFAIPFWVRRIYRLWPSAWFWLSFTTLATVMFNQTGVFGEPFKAILYQIYAMLNLANTYGFECTKQLSCGNNQVFWSLSLEEQFYWIFPILLFLIRGNKFLIFMLLVTIIQIPLDRGGSPLGFIRTDAISLGVVIGYLSRKEYYTYFEPNNLRKFYFKYTIPLLLILMLAFLGTWKIVVVPWSTGIVAIVSAILVWIASYNKGYLFGNGLVKKVAEIIGARSYTLYLTHIPAFYTTIELIHRYERHTGKSLTHNYLAYMGLATILLVLYTELSHRLIEKPCQNYGRKIT; this comes from the coding sequence TTGTTTCCATGGTATGATAAAAATCAAAGTCGACTTGCTGTTTTCTATGATTATTTCGGATTATGGACGGGTGTAGACCTTTTCTTTTGCGTATCCGGGTTCATCATAACCAAATCGATTATGGATAAACTTCCGACAGAGCATAACGCTAAAGAATTCTTTTCATTCGCCATCCCGTTTTGGGTAAGGCGCATATATAGGCTTTGGCCTTCGGCATGGTTTTGGCTTTCCTTTACCACGCTAGCAACAGTGATGTTTAATCAGACGGGTGTATTTGGCGAACCCTTTAAAGCAATTCTTTACCAAATCTATGCCATGCTGAACCTTGCCAATACTTACGGGTTCGAATGCACGAAGCAACTAAGCTGCGGGAATAACCAGGTTTTCTGGAGCCTTTCTCTCGAAGAACAATTTTACTGGATATTTCCCATTCTTCTTTTCCTCATCCGAGGGAATAAATTTCTGATATTTATGCTACTGGTGACAATTATCCAGATACCATTAGATCGTGGAGGTTCACCCCTCGGTTTCATTCGTACTGACGCAATTTCTCTGGGGGTTGTAATTGGATATCTGTCACGTAAAGAATATTACACATACTTTGAACCGAACAACCTTAGAAAATTCTATTTCAAATATACCATACCGCTTTTGCTGATACTCATGCTCGCTTTTCTCGGCACCTGGAAAATCGTAGTTGTTCCATGGTCTACAGGTATAGTAGCTATCGTATCTGCCATCCTGGTCTGGATAGCCAGCTACAACAAAGGCTATCTGTTCGGCAACGGTCTCGTAAAAAAAGTAGCTGAAATTATAGGAGCCCGATCATACACACTATATTTAACTCACATCCCTGCTTTCTATACAACTATCGAGCTGATTCACAGATATGAAAGGCATACTGGTAAATCTCTGACTCACAATTATTTGGCCTATATGGGATTGGCCACTATTTTGCTCGTACTATATACGGAGCTAAGCCACCGTCTTATTGAGAAGCCATGCCAAAATTACGGCAGGAAAATAACCTAA
- a CDS encoding acyltransferase family protein, with the protein MNEIKPLTSIRGLFALYVATYHIFPRNNSFLANGYLSVDLFFVLSGFIMSYVYWNKFSFKISTKDYFLYLKGRFARVYPLYVFIIIMTSILYFKNNIPLPDLSEYSILFLFLQSIFNVHNNLISHAWSIAVEFIAYCIFPFAIFLLSKKHSIISLSAVIAIAYTGLYMASFKGYWGPLDVVGGEFAIVRCLSDYALGIVSFFAFQIAEARFKGRTLEVALVLSMALAFYFLNSRGYDVFIVALFAVIIPLLAASKGIIYKSMSLSPMVYLGEISFSIYLIHYPLCRKLAFIPAWIQNKIFFMDVNYIALIITILLSIITYHFIEVPCRNFIKGSRAMHNIKVN; encoded by the coding sequence ATGAACGAGATTAAGCCACTAACTTCAATCAGGGGATTATTTGCACTATACGTGGCAACCTATCATATTTTCCCGAGGAACAATTCATTCTTAGCCAATGGATATCTTTCTGTGGATTTATTCTTTGTTTTGAGCGGTTTTATAATGAGTTACGTTTACTGGAATAAATTCTCATTTAAAATCAGCACAAAAGATTACTTCCTTTACCTTAAAGGTAGATTTGCCAGAGTTTACCCTCTTTACGTATTCATTATAATTATGACCTCAATACTTTATTTCAAAAACAACATACCGTTACCTGACCTCAGCGAGTACAGCATCCTTTTTTTATTTCTTCAATCAATATTTAATGTGCACAACAATTTAATTTCACACGCATGGTCAATTGCAGTTGAGTTTATCGCTTATTGCATATTTCCTTTTGCTATTTTCTTGCTATCGAAAAAACATAGCATAATCTCTTTAAGCGCGGTTATTGCCATCGCATACACTGGCCTTTACATGGCGTCATTCAAAGGCTACTGGGGGCCACTAGATGTAGTCGGCGGGGAATTTGCTATTGTGCGATGCCTTAGCGATTATGCACTAGGGATCGTCAGCTTCTTTGCATTCCAAATTGCAGAAGCGAGATTTAAAGGAAGGACATTGGAGGTAGCCTTGGTTCTTTCAATGGCTTTGGCATTTTATTTTTTGAATTCCAGAGGTTACGATGTTTTCATCGTCGCCCTCTTCGCCGTTATAATCCCTCTTCTTGCCGCATCAAAAGGTATAATTTATAAATCTATGTCTTTATCCCCTATGGTTTATCTCGGTGAAATATCTTTCTCAATTTATCTTATACATTACCCACTTTGCCGCAAGTTAGCTTTCATCCCTGCATGGATTCAAAATAAAATTTTCTTTATGGATGTAAATTATATTGCATTAATAATAACCATTTTGTTATCAATCATCACTTATCACTTTATAGAAGTTCCTTGCAGAAATTTTATTAAAGGGTCACGAGCAATGCATAACATCAAGGTTAACTAA